A DNA window from Prochlorococcus marinus str. GP2 contains the following coding sequences:
- the coxB gene encoding cytochrome c oxidase subunit II, whose amino-acid sequence MLNKNIYLILIISLVFAISFWIGFNVNLLPAEASINAPIYDELFKILFIIGLIIFIGMTIAVIYSLFKFRKRNDQIGDGIALEGNLSLEIVWTIIPSIIVLLIGLYSYNIYDRMGGMKELNHNHEMMSSNTEKIWAGISQTSDNEIAINNLSIEVSAMQFAFLFNYPKGNFISGELHVPVDQKVSMKMESKDVIHAFWVPEFRIKQDIIPGQPTILNFTPTKVGKYPIICAELCGPYHGGMRASIIVEEESDYNEWFNKNKKPEVNL is encoded by the coding sequence TTGTTAAATAAAAACATTTATTTAATTCTAATTATTTCGCTCGTTTTTGCTATATCTTTTTGGATTGGTTTTAATGTAAATTTGCTCCCAGCGGAAGCAAGTATTAATGCACCAATTTACGATGAACTTTTTAAAATTCTTTTCATAATTGGATTAATTATTTTTATAGGAATGACAATAGCAGTTATTTATAGCTTATTTAAATTTAGGAAAAGAAATGATCAGATAGGCGATGGTATAGCTTTAGAGGGAAATTTAAGCTTAGAAATTGTATGGACAATTATCCCTTCAATAATTGTTTTATTAATAGGTCTCTATAGCTACAACATCTACGATCGAATGGGAGGGATGAAAGAACTAAATCATAACCATGAAATGATGAGTTCTAACACTGAAAAAATATGGGCTGGAATAAGTCAAACTTCTGATAATGAAATAGCAATAAATAATTTATCAATTGAAGTTTCAGCTATGCAATTTGCATTTCTATTCAATTATCCCAAGGGCAATTTCATATCAGGAGAACTACACGTTCCTGTTGATCAAAAAGTATCAATGAAAATGGAATCCAAAGATGTCATTCATGCTTTTTGGGTACCAGAGTTTAGAATTAAACAGGATATTATTCCTGGACAACCGACGATCCTAAATTTCACTCCCACAAAAGTAGGAAAATATCCGATAATTTGTGCAGAATTATGTGGACCATATCATGGAGGAATGAGAGCCTCGATAATTGTTGAAGAAGAATCTGATTACAACGAATGGTTTAACAAAAATAAAAAACCAGAGGTAAATTTATGA